The DNA region GTTCCGTTCCCGTCCCCAAAAGCGAATATCCCGCGCGCGAGactaacaaccccccctcaagGTGTCGGCGCTTACCGCGATGACGCTGGAAAGCCCTATGTCCTGCCCTCTGTCCGtcaggctgaggagaaggtgatTGCCTCGCGCCTCAACAAGGAGTACGCTGGCATCACCGGTGTCCCCGAGTTCACCAAGGCCGCTGCCGTTCTCGCCTATGGCAAGGACTCCCCGGCCCTCGACCGTGTCGCCATCACCCAGTCCATCTCTGGTACTGGCGCCCTCCGCATTGGCGGCGCTTTCCTCGCCAGGTTCTTCCCCGGCGCAAAGACCATCTACATTCCCCAGCCCTCGTGGGCCAACCACGCCGCCGTCTTCAAGGATTCCGGCCTCGCCGTGGAGAAGTACGCCTACTACAACAAGGAGACCATCGGCCTCGACTTCGAGGGCATGATCGCCGACATCAACAAGGCCCCCAACggctccatcttcctcttccacgCCTGCGCCCACAACCCCACCGGTGTCGACCCTACCCCCGAGCAGTGGAAGGAGATCGAGGCGgccgtcaaggccaagggTCACTACTCCTTCTTCGACATGGCCTACCAGGGCTTTGCCTCGGGTGACATCCACAAGGATGCCTTTGCCGTCCGCCACTTTGTCGCCCAGGGTCACAACGTTGCTCTCTCCCAGTCGTTCGCCAAGAACATGGGTCTCTACGGCGAGCGCATCGGtgccttctccatcgtctGCGAGagcgccgaggagaagaagcgcgTCGACTCCCAGATCAAGATCCTTGTCCGCCCCATgtactccaacccccccatccacgGTGCCCGCATCGCCGCCGAgatcctcaacacccccgccCTCTACGACCAGTGGCTcgtcgaggtcaaggagatggccgatcgcatcatcaccatgcgTGCCCTCCTCAAGGAGAACCTCGAGAAGCTCGGCAGCAAGCACGACTGGAGCCACATCACCAGCCAGATTGGCATGTTTGCCTACACTGGCCTGTCGCCCGAGCAGATGGATGCGCTGGCCAAGGAGCACAGCGTCTACGCCACCCGCGACGGCAGAATCTCGGTTGctggcatcaccaccggcaacGTCGGGAGACTGGCCGAGGCCATCTTCAAGGTTACCGGTTGAACACCTGTAAAAATAATGTAATGAAGTAAAACATGAAAAAATTTCCGGAGTACATTTTGGGTgattgggggtttgtttttttgcgcGCGCGTGTGTGTgaagggaagaaaaaagatgCCTTGTCGTATAGACAAAGATTTATCGTATCTATAGACGATGGATGGGATTGGGCTTGTacacaaaaagaagcatGGTTTGATTTGATTTGATTTTTTCCTCTCAAGCAGtatccaacctctccaaatccTTTCTGACCTCGTCCAACTGCCTCCCCATGTCAGCATACACCCTCGCCATTTCCCTCATTTTCCTCGTCTTTTCCCTTTCCGTGCTTgcgtcttggtggtgatactCCCCCAGCTGCCCCTCCAGCCCCTTGATTCTCTCTTCTAGCCGCGACTTGGCATCCCTCAGATGTCGAGAGTAATTCCCCAACGCCGTGGCCACTTCTGGACTGTAAACCTCTTTTTTGAGCGCCCGACTGACAGATTTGATCTCGAGCTCTTGCTTCTGCGCGACGAGGGCCCTTTCGGAGGCCGAGTATTCTAGCCATCGAGATATGGGACCGTGTTTGGCCTCGAGGGACCTGATcagcttggagaggatgaggatttgctgatcgaggaggttgctgaccgagacggcgagggagaggcgggagcggaggagggagtatttcttgtggtggagggtttcgagctgggtgagggtgaaggctgggagggaagggatggagcggtggaggaaggaggggttggtgtttggttgggAGAGGCGGGCGAGGGTTAAGGCGCTGGTGTGGAGGGTTTGAGACAAGaacgaggagaggagggggacgtgggaggggaggagggagaatgggggggaggatagcaagagggggagctgggggggagggatgggggagctgggggacAAAAGGGGgggtaggaggaggaggaggtcgaggagggactgagggaggggagggggttttggttgggccagggggaggggtggcggGAGGGGACCGGATGGTTTCAGGGGTTGGGATtcggagcgggagcgggttgagcggtggcggaggagggatggtttttcttgggctggagggggtggttgttctgttgttgggtgggcggtggagatggcgttgatgaggaggtgatgtTTGGCTGTTTTGAGCCGGTGGGTGTCGAGTTCCTGGTTCGGGGGGTTAGTACCTATGTGAACATGGACGACTAAAAGAGGTGTAAGCGGCACCTTTCTCACCGCAGCTCGCTTTTTGGCCTTGGGGTCTTTTCGTGTGGAGGCATCGGGATTGAGGATGACTgttgtgagggtggtgtaAAGAGCTGCAAATTCGGGATTTTGCTGCAGAACCAGATCGTCAATAGGGGGTATCATTTTggctgttttttttttgttttgaaAAAGATGAGTTGAAAGAAGGTGTAAGTCGTCGATGAATGAGAGTCGCGATGAGTGAGAGACAAGGGTCCCTGAGAGAGTGGGTGGTCCAAGCTCCTGGACACCCAACCATGGGCAACCGGCACCGGCTGCCACAACCCATGCATTTCGGCTGCTCGAATTTTTGGAGctcaacctcgtcgtcgccgtcgccgtcgtcgctGCTATCGTCAGTCGCCTGTGAGTTGGGTGCCCACTCCGTCAATTGCGCCTCGTGCACCAACCCGACCCCAGCCAATGCTACCGCGATAGTTTTTCCCTTTTTCACACCACCAAATTGCCCCCCGTGGGCAGCACACCACATCACAATGTcagccctcctcccagcGAGAACCTGCCTCCGCGCGGCGACaaacaccactaccaccaccggcacattcaccctccccatccgctccttctccgtcactccctcccaactctACAACCAAAACAGACCTTCCGGCGGCCCCATCCCCTCGCCCACCGGCCAAGCTCCCCATATCCCCCCCTACCCTCTCGGACCCCGCCTCTACTACAAGCAGTCCAACACCGGCCTCTACGGCCACGCCACCATCCGCTACGGCAACAACGTCTCCGAGAAGAACGAGATCAAGACCCGCCGAACATGGCGCCCCAACGTCCACCGCAAGCgcctcttttccctctccctccgcacCTGGGTCCAGACGAGGCTGACCACCCGGGTCCTCCGGACCATTGACAAGGTCGGCGGGCTGGATGAGTACCTCTTGGGGATCAAGTCCAACAGGATCAAGGAGCTGGGTCCGTGGGGCTGGAGGTTACGCTGGAGAATCATGCAGACCAGGGCTGTCAAGCAGAGGTTCGCCGCCGAGAGGAAAcagttggggttggtggacggggtgttggagaagcaggtgagggaggagaacaagaggTACAAAATGGAGCAGAAGCAGATTCAGTTTTataccaagaagaagctgggtGTGACGGGGTCGGAAGCGTCGACTGGGCAGCATGTGCTTCcggatgggagggtggtggatgaggcggGCAGGGAGGCGTATATCAAGGAGACGGATGCCATATTGGCGGACACAGGTAGTGAGCAGATTCTCGAACTGGGCGAGGTCGAGGTGGCCAAGGATGAGGGCTTCATGAAGGAGAAGCCTGCACCGAAGAAGGCCCCTAAGAAGGCGAAGGTGTAGAGGATGAGCAG from Podospora pseudocomata strain CBS 415.72m chromosome 3, whole genome shotgun sequence includes:
- the AAT1 gene encoding aspartate transaminase aat1 (COG:E; EggNog:ENOG503NU8Q) codes for the protein MTFHRPFLVSRKLSRPTLSTRRSTSGVGAYRDDAGKPYVLPSVRQAEEKVIASRLNKEYAGITGVPEFTKAAAVLAYGKDSPALDRVAITQSISGTGALRIGGAFLARFFPGAKTIYIPQPSWANHAAVFKDSGLAVEKYAYYNKETIGLDFEGMIADINKAPNGSIFLFHACAHNPTGVDPTPEQWKEIEAAVKAKGHYSFFDMAYQGFASGDIHKDAFAVRHFVAQGHNVALSQSFAKNMGLYGERIGAFSIVCESAEEKKRVDSQIKILVRPMYSNPPIHGARIAAEILNTPALYDQWLVEVKEMADRIITMRALLKENLEKLGSKHDWSHITSQIGMFAYTGLSPEQMDALAKEHSVYATRDGRISVAGITTGNVGRLAEAIFKVTG
- a CDS encoding hypothetical protein (EggNog:ENOG503P48N), producing the protein MIPPIDDLVLQQNPEFAALYTTLTTVILNPDASTRKDPKAKKRAAVRKELDTHRLKTAKHHLLINAISTAHPTTEQPPPPAQEKPSLLRHRSTRSRSESQPLKPSGPLPPPLPLAQPKPPPLPQSLLDLLLLLPPLLSPSSPIPPPQLPLLLSSPPFSLLPSHVPLLSSFLSQTLHTSALTLARLSQPNTNPSFLHRSIPSLPAFTLTQLETLHHKKYSLLRSRLSLAVSVSNLLDQQILILSKLIRSLEAKHGPISRWLEYSASERALVAQKQELEIKSVSRALKKEVYSPEVATALGNYSRHLRDAKSRLEERIKGLEGQLGEYHHQDASTEREKTRKMREMARVYADMGRQLDEVRKDLERLDTA
- a CDS encoding hypothetical protein (EggNog:ENOG503P4V8; BUSCO:EOG09263ZBJ; COG:J), which translates into the protein MGNRHRLPQPMHFGCSNFWSSTSSSPSPSSLLSSVACELGAHSVNCASCTNPTPANATAIVFPFFTPPNCPPWAAHHITMSALLPARTCLRAATNTTTTTGTFTLPIRSFSVTPSQLYNQNRPSGGPIPSPTGQAPHIPPYPLGPRLYYKQSNTGLYGHATIRYGNNVSEKNEIKTRRTWRPNVHRKRLFSLSLRTWVQTRLTTRVLRTIDKVGGLDEYLLGIKSNRIKELGPWGWRLRWRIMQTRAVKQRFAAERKQLGLVDGVLEKQVREENKRYKMEQKQIQFYTKKKLGVTGSEASTGQHVLPDGRVVDEAGREAYIKETDAILADTGSEQILELGEVEVAKDEGFMKEKPAPKKAPKKAKV